A genome region from Patescibacteria group bacterium includes the following:
- a CDS encoding four helix bundle protein — MDQNKIKSFTDLRVWKEGHKLVLMIYKVTQKFPREEIFGLTSQLRRAAVSFTSNIAEGFSRPSYKEKMQFYCRALGSLTEVQNQLLIARDINYLSNKDFDPVATQTIELSKMINGLIKTTKTIIRTS; from the coding sequence ATGGATCAAAATAAAATTAAATCTTTTACCGATTTGCGAGTTTGGAAAGAAGGACACAAATTAGTCTTGATGATCTACAAAGTCACCCAAAAATTTCCCAGAGAAGAAATCTTTGGTTTAACTAGCCAATTAAGGAGAGCAGCCGTTTCTTTCACTTCTAATATTGCTGAAGGATTTAGTAGACCTTCTTATAAAGAGAAGATGCAGTTTTATTGCCGCGCTTTAGGATCCTTAACCGAGGTTCAAAATCAGTTGTTAATTGCCAGAGATATAAACTATTTGAGCAATAAAGATTTTGACCCTGTAGCTACCCAAACCATTGAACTTAGTAAAATGATCAATGGCCTCATTAAAACTACTAAAACTATAATTCGTACTTCGTAA
- a CDS encoding HD domain-containing protein — protein MNDIYKETLDKIIFLYERYSEEHRASTQPFHLKKVKKLIKDYVYKYDDLLVREPLIEHSGSLPIVATTIYSKIDDPNVDLGRALIMLAIHDIGELITGDEMTFTKNGRKASNEKKQALTLLPESFHSVYIEMEERRSETARFAKAIDKMTPDIIDLMTPTEITVERYRKFVKKEPEEIVATIKEFKHPYMLWNDFMTNLHLEILGRIDKKLQSFYK, from the coding sequence ATGAATGACATATACAAGGAAACATTGGATAAAATTATCTTTTTGTATGAAAGATATTCGGAAGAACATAGAGCCAGCACTCAACCTTTTCACTTAAAAAAAGTTAAGAAACTCATTAAGGACTATGTTTATAAATATGATGATCTACTTGTTCGAGAACCATTAATTGAACATTCAGGAAGTTTACCGATTGTGGCTACAACGATTTACTCAAAAATAGATGATCCAAATGTTGATTTAGGTAGAGCCTTGATAATGCTGGCTATACACGATATCGGTGAATTAATTACAGGTGACGAAATGACCTTTACAAAAAATGGAAGAAAGGCGAGCAACGAGAAGAAACAAGCTTTAACTCTTTTGCCAGAATCATTCCATTCAGTCTATATTGAAATGGAAGAAAGGCGGTCGGAAACCGCTCGTTTTGCAAAAGCAATTGATAAGATGACACCAGACATTATAGACTTAATGACTCCTACAGAAATAACAGTTGAGAGATATCGAAAATTTGTAAAAAAAGAACCAGAGGAAATAGTTGCTACAATAAAAGAATTCAAACACCCATACATGTTATGGAATGACTTTATGACTAACTTACACTTGGAAATACTCGGCAGAATAGATAAAAAATTACAATCATTTTATAAATAA